A section of the Mesobacillus jeotgali genome encodes:
- a CDS encoding DUF421 domain-containing protein, with the protein MEQYFIILFRTLLLYLLILLIFRLMGKREIGELSILDLVVYIMIAEMASLAIENTKAPLVDTLLPISLLVIIQITLAMLSLKSKKFRDIVDGKPTIIINNGKIDEKAMRSQRYNFDDLLLQLREKDVGDIADVEYAILEPSGTLSIFQKKLGDQEEQQDSSLALPLIIDGEVQEDNLGMIDKSKIWLLDQLRKQGYGDPGEISFCSYQNGKFYIDLIDK; encoded by the coding sequence GTGGAACAATACTTCATCATCCTTTTTAGGACATTGCTCCTTTATTTATTGATCCTGTTGATTTTTCGCTTAATGGGAAAAAGAGAAATCGGTGAACTGAGCATCCTGGATTTGGTTGTTTATATCATGATCGCTGAGATGGCTTCCCTTGCCATTGAAAATACAAAAGCTCCTTTAGTTGATACCCTTCTCCCAATCAGTCTGCTTGTGATCATCCAAATAACATTGGCAATGCTTTCTCTTAAAAGTAAAAAGTTCAGGGATATCGTGGATGGAAAGCCAACAATCATAATTAACAATGGAAAAATCGATGAAAAGGCAATGAGATCTCAAAGATATAACTTCGATGATCTGCTGCTTCAATTACGGGAAAAAGATGTGGGAGATATCGCTGATGTAGAGTATGCCATTCTGGAGCCTTCAGGTACCCTCTCGATTTTCCAAAAGAAACTGGGAGACCAGGAAGAGCAGCAGGACAGCAGCCTGGCCCTGCCTTTAATCATTGATGGCGAGGTCCAGGAAGATAACCTTGGAATGATTGACAAGTCAAAGATTTGGCTGTTGGATCAGCTAAGGAAACAGGGATACGGAGATCCAGGAGAGATATCTTTTTGCAGCTACCAGAATGGAAAATTTTACATTGACTTGATAGACAAATAA
- the yajC gene encoding preprotein translocase subunit YajC produces MEGLVGTVFPLLLMFVLFYFLLIRPQQKRQKAVQQMQSDLKKGDKVVTIGGLHGIVDGIDEGTVVIKCGDGSRLTYDRAAIRDVKESAGV; encoded by the coding sequence ATGGAAGGATTAGTAGGTACAGTATTCCCGTTATTGCTAATGTTTGTGTTGTTCTACTTTTTGCTGATCCGCCCTCAACAAAAGAGGCAGAAAGCGGTTCAGCAAATGCAGAGCGACCTGAAAAAAGGGGATAAGGTAGTGACAATCGGCGGTTTGCATGGAATCGTTGATGGCATTGATGAAGGTACTGTTGTCATTAAATGTGGCGATGGAAGCCGTCTTACATACGATCGTGCTGCAATTCGCGATGTTAAAGAATCTGCAGGGGTTTAA
- a CDS encoding TIGR04086 family membrane protein — MESKSMGRAILYGVIAIFLLAIVSSFIFSLLLKFTSFQESSFQYVMTSISFLSIFIGGFITGGNGKEKGWMIGGATGLVYSLIIFLFQYLGYDSLFTLEQIIYHVCYILTAMMGGILGVNIVGGSSKA, encoded by the coding sequence ATGGAATCGAAAAGTATGGGCAGGGCCATCCTGTACGGTGTGATTGCTATTTTTCTACTGGCAATCGTGAGCAGTTTTATATTTTCTCTTCTGTTAAAATTTACTTCATTTCAAGAATCATCGTTTCAATACGTGATGACTTCCATCTCATTTTTGTCGATTTTTATCGGCGGATTTATTACCGGCGGGAATGGCAAAGAAAAAGGGTGGATGATTGGAGGAGCAACAGGCCTGGTTTATTCCTTGATCATATTCCTTTTTCAGTACCTCGGCTATGACAGTTTATTTACGCTGGAGCAAATTATCTATCATGTTTGTTATATACTCACCGCAATGATGGGCGGCATACTTGGCGTAAATATCGTTGGAGGTTCATCGAAAGCATAA
- the spoVB gene encoding stage V sporulation protein B: MSKFLKGTFILLAAGLVTRVLGFINRIVIARFIGEEGVGLYMMAFPTLVLVVTITQLGLPVAISKNVAEAEARGDFPKIKKILVVSLATTISLSILFTPALIFLAPYLSETLFTDPRTQWPLLAIAPIVPIVAVSSVLRGYFQGRQNMRPSAISQVIEQLVRITLIAVLTKTFMPYGIEYAAAGAMIASVIGELISLIYLMTTFKLRKKFRLRKNFFQFVHTGKSTFNDLMRIALPTTGSRMIGSISWFFEPIVVAHSLAIAGVAAVAATKQYGALTGFAMPLLLLPSFITYSLSTSLVPAISEANSRKNMKVIEHLLQQSLRFSLLTGGLAIVVLYVLAEPLMTLMYGTSNGAQFIKLMAPFFLFYYFQGPLQAALQALDLARAAMINSLIGNLAKTAVIFLLASQPSFGINGVALGMVMGIVLITLLHFATMLKAVSFTFYVKDYIKLFSVILLSGSLGFLLWDWLDESIGLTIRILTNAGAVTIVYFLLSIGLGLVRKNELLKLQSVLKSFFRPKQK; the protein is encoded by the coding sequence ATGTCGAAATTTTTAAAAGGAACTTTTATTTTGCTGGCAGCCGGGCTCGTAACAAGGGTTCTCGGTTTTATAAATCGGATTGTCATTGCCCGGTTCATAGGCGAAGAGGGGGTTGGTCTCTATATGATGGCCTTTCCTACCCTGGTGCTCGTTGTGACGATCACCCAGCTGGGACTCCCAGTCGCAATTTCAAAAAATGTCGCAGAGGCTGAAGCAAGAGGCGATTTCCCTAAAATCAAGAAGATACTGGTCGTTTCACTCGCCACGACTATCTCATTGTCGATTTTATTTACACCTGCTCTTATTTTCCTAGCGCCATATCTGTCGGAAACTTTATTCACAGACCCAAGAACCCAGTGGCCGCTTCTGGCAATCGCTCCAATTGTCCCGATCGTCGCAGTTTCTTCCGTTCTTCGCGGCTACTTCCAGGGCAGGCAAAATATGAGGCCTTCTGCGATCTCCCAGGTGATTGAACAACTTGTCAGGATCACATTGATAGCGGTTTTGACAAAAACCTTCATGCCTTATGGAATTGAATATGCAGCAGCAGGCGCCATGATCGCTTCAGTTATTGGGGAGCTTATATCATTGATTTATTTAATGACTACCTTTAAGCTAAGGAAAAAATTCAGGCTGCGGAAGAACTTTTTCCAGTTTGTCCATACCGGAAAATCGACCTTCAATGATTTAATGAGAATTGCCCTGCCTACAACGGGGTCAAGGATGATCGGGTCTATTTCCTGGTTTTTTGAGCCGATCGTCGTTGCCCACAGCCTTGCCATTGCCGGTGTTGCGGCCGTTGCTGCAACTAAACAATATGGAGCATTGACGGGTTTCGCAATGCCATTGTTATTATTGCCATCATTCATCACTTACTCTCTGTCCACCTCACTGGTACCGGCAATCAGCGAAGCCAATTCACGCAAGAACATGAAGGTGATTGAACACCTCCTCCAGCAATCATTGCGATTTTCTCTTTTAACAGGCGGGCTGGCTATTGTAGTTTTATACGTTCTGGCAGAACCTTTAATGACATTGATGTACGGGACGTCAAATGGTGCACAATTCATCAAGCTGATGGCACCTTTCTTTCTGTTCTACTATTTTCAGGGTCCGCTGCAGGCAGCACTGCAAGCTCTTGATTTAGCAAGGGCAGCCATGATTAACAGCCTGATTGGAAACCTCGCGAAAACGGCTGTAATCTTCTTGTTGGCAAGCCAGCCTTCGTTTGGCATTAATGGGGTTGCCCTCGGAATGGTCATGGGAATTGTCCTGATCACCCTTCTTCATTTTGCGACCATGCTTAAGGCCGTTTCCTTCACATTTTATGTAAAAGATTATATAAAGTTATTTTCAGTTATCCTCCTTTCGGGATCATTAGGTTTTCTGCTCTGGGATTGGCTGGATGAAAGTATCGGATTAACCATAAGAATCCTGACAAATGCAGGGGCAGTTACAATTGTTTATTTTTTACTCTCTATAGGTCTCGGTTTAGTTAGAAAGAATGAACTATTGAAATTACAATCTGTCCTAAAATCTTTTTTCAGACCTAAACAAAAGTAA